The following coding sequences are from one Reyranella humidisoli window:
- a CDS encoding MarC family protein gives MTPTFLNDFFYEFVTLFVILDPIATVPIFLMVTAGLDRKRALLVAAYAVGVAFLILLFFIVVGRPLLSALHIPMSSFQLAGSIVLLLFGVKMVLGKVTEDALSMPDDATPLQRAVFPLAVPGIAGAGAILTVVLLTDNNVRSFGEQVTTTAILALCLFLLFVAYALAGTLFRLLGKPGIEIVSRVFGLILSSIAVTGLIVAIKLSFGLG, from the coding sequence GTGACTCCGACTTTCCTGAACGACTTCTTCTACGAGTTCGTCACGCTCTTCGTCATCCTCGATCCCATCGCCACGGTGCCGATCTTTCTCATGGTCACGGCCGGCCTGGACCGCAAGAGAGCGCTCCTGGTGGCGGCCTATGCGGTGGGCGTCGCCTTCCTGATCCTTCTGTTCTTCATCGTCGTGGGACGGCCGCTGCTGTCGGCGCTTCACATCCCGATGTCCTCGTTCCAGTTGGCGGGATCGATCGTGCTGCTGCTGTTCGGCGTGAAGATGGTGTTGGGCAAGGTGACGGAGGACGCGCTCAGCATGCCCGATGATGCGACGCCGCTTCAGCGCGCGGTCTTCCCGCTGGCGGTTCCCGGCATCGCCGGCGCGGGCGCGATCCTGACCGTCGTGCTGCTGACCGACAACAACGTCCGCTCGTTCGGCGAGCAGGTCACGACGACGGCCATCCTCGCGCTCTGCCTCTTCCTGCTCTTCGTGGCCTACGCGCTGGCCGGAACCCTGTTCCGCCTGCTCGGCAAGCCCGGCATCGAGATCGTGAGCCGCGTGTTCGGCCTCATCCTGTCGAGCATCGCCGTCACGGGACTGATCGTCGCCATCAAGCTGAGCTTCGGCCTCGGCTGA
- a CDS encoding adenylate/guanylate cyclase domain-containing protein: MTVTAAEPRPTRWGLAAKLFAILLLLGAVAVVITGVLGYIQAREALERAIFDQLTAARETKAHQVEGYFRTVRSEMRLLAAAKMVVDATRGFREAVDELDSKELPAEVKQAVQGWYGGHYLPMVRKLLGADVPAAEFMPTSSAAYFLQDLYIVRNPHPDGRRDLLDDAGDGSAYSKVHAVYHPLMRTAAATLGFHDFMIVDPRTGRVIYTVDKDADFATSLRAGPYRQSNLAAAAARCATTPDPSATCLEDFSAYLPSEGLPSAFMAAPIIDQGAVTGVLIAELSIDEIDNIVTGGRRWRNEGFRSTGEAYLIGPDFLVRSSGRYFFENRDVYFTELKAGGAADEDIAAIKRFGSPILHQRADTSATRAAVGGVEGFGEIVGYRGVPTLASWGPVRIAGVKWGLVAKIDSAEAFAPVYRLERDLMIVGAIAFLIVVFTGAWLSRSLLGPLRDLTAGVRRFAAGDLDAHVPVRSRDEIGQLCLAFNGMIDELNRKNLVIESKNRENEELLLNVLPAPIANRLRGGEKGIADGFAEVTVAFADLVGFTQLSSEMPPAEVVTLLNGLFTRFDVAASELGIEKIKTVGDAYMAVCGLPVPVPNHAERMVRMAIRMVHITREHAMEHGVSMKLRVGINSGPVVAGVIGKSKYIYDLWGDTVNLASRMESGGIPDSIQVTRPVYEKLKDQFVFEARGEIEVKGKGNVEAWLLRL; this comes from the coding sequence ATGACCGTGACCGCCGCCGAGCCACGGCCAACTCGCTGGGGACTGGCGGCCAAGCTGTTCGCGATCCTGCTGCTGCTGGGCGCGGTCGCGGTCGTGATCACCGGTGTGCTGGGCTACATCCAGGCCCGCGAGGCGCTCGAGCGGGCGATCTTCGACCAGCTCACCGCGGCCCGCGAGACCAAGGCGCACCAGGTCGAGGGGTATTTCCGCACCGTGCGCAGCGAGATGCGCCTGCTCGCAGCCGCCAAGATGGTCGTGGACGCCACGCGCGGCTTCCGCGAGGCCGTCGACGAGTTGGACAGCAAGGAACTCCCGGCCGAGGTGAAGCAGGCCGTCCAGGGCTGGTACGGGGGCCACTACCTGCCGATGGTGCGCAAGCTGCTGGGCGCGGATGTTCCCGCCGCCGAGTTCATGCCGACCAGTTCGGCCGCGTACTTCCTGCAGGACCTCTACATCGTCCGCAATCCGCATCCCGACGGGCGGCGGGACCTCCTCGACGATGCCGGCGACGGCAGCGCCTACAGCAAGGTCCATGCGGTCTATCACCCGCTGATGCGGACGGCGGCCGCGACACTCGGCTTTCACGACTTCATGATCGTCGATCCGAGGACGGGGCGGGTGATCTACACGGTCGACAAAGATGCCGACTTCGCGACTTCGCTCCGGGCCGGCCCCTATCGCCAGTCCAATCTCGCCGCGGCCGCGGCGCGCTGTGCCACCACCCCCGATCCCTCCGCGACGTGCCTCGAGGATTTCTCGGCCTATCTGCCATCCGAAGGGTTGCCGTCCGCATTCATGGCGGCCCCGATCATCGACCAGGGCGCCGTGACCGGCGTGCTGATCGCGGAACTGTCCATCGACGAGATCGACAATATCGTCACCGGCGGCCGACGCTGGCGCAACGAGGGCTTTCGCTCGACCGGCGAGGCCTATCTGATCGGCCCGGATTTCCTGGTGCGCTCCAGCGGCCGCTATTTCTTCGAGAACCGCGACGTCTATTTCACCGAATTGAAGGCCGGCGGCGCGGCCGACGAGGACATTGCCGCCATCAAGCGATTCGGCTCTCCGATCCTGCACCAGCGCGCCGACACGTCGGCGACGCGCGCCGCGGTCGGTGGCGTAGAGGGGTTCGGCGAGATCGTCGGCTATCGCGGCGTACCCACGCTGGCGTCCTGGGGACCGGTCCGGATCGCCGGCGTCAAATGGGGGCTGGTCGCCAAGATCGACAGCGCGGAAGCCTTCGCGCCGGTCTATCGGCTGGAGCGTGACCTCATGATCGTCGGAGCGATCGCCTTCTTGATCGTGGTCTTCACCGGGGCCTGGCTCTCGCGCTCGCTGCTCGGTCCGTTGCGCGACCTCACGGCCGGCGTGCGGCGCTTCGCGGCCGGCGATCTCGATGCGCACGTGCCGGTCCGTTCGCGCGACGAGATCGGCCAGCTCTGCCTCGCCTTCAACGGCATGATCGACGAGCTGAACCGGAAGAACCTCGTCATCGAATCGAAGAACCGCGAGAACGAGGAGCTTCTCCTGAACGTGCTGCCGGCGCCGATTGCCAACCGGCTGCGCGGCGGCGAGAAGGGCATTGCCGACGGCTTTGCTGAGGTCACGGTCGCCTTCGCCGACCTCGTCGGCTTCACCCAGCTTTCGTCGGAGATGCCGCCAGCCGAGGTCGTCACGCTTCTGAACGGCCTGTTCACCCGCTTCGACGTCGCCGCCAGCGAGCTCGGCATCGAAAAGATCAAGACCGTCGGCGACGCCTACATGGCGGTCTGCGGGCTGCCGGTGCCGGTGCCGAATCACGCCGAGCGCATGGTGCGCATGGCGATCCGCATGGTCCACATCACCCGCGAGCATGCGATGGAGCATGGCGTGTCGATGAAATTGCGCGTCGGCATCAACAGCGGCCCGGTCGTGGCCGGCGTCATCGGCAAGAGCAAGTACATCTACGATCTGTGGGGCGACACGGTAAACCTCGCGAGCCGCATGGAATCCGGCGGCATCCCCGATTCGATCCAGGTCACGCGACCGGTCTACGAGAAGCTCAAGGACCAGTTCGTCTTCGAGGCGCGCGGCGAGATCGAGGTGAAGGGCAAGGGCAACGTCGAGGCCTGGCTCCTGAGATTGTGA
- a CDS encoding RraA family protein, with the protein MSELSEDQLFAELRKIDTPTITNVVATYPKNPLCLGLYNPWTENWYTDTSIRCMYPEMGALIGYAVTCVYGLPDPNFAGRLTFMDVVDALDAMKKPTILVIQQKWPPELMNKAGLAGEMMTTSMQAVGCVGLLSNGPSRDVDAIRRMKFQMLLGGVTAGHGDMAVQSVNAPVSVGGMDVAPGELIHMDENGAVKFPAQHARAVLKNAQAMLADEAEKLEMMRKAKTAAEIRAINSGGTYGAKKG; encoded by the coding sequence ATGTCCGAGCTTTCCGAAGACCAGCTGTTCGCCGAGCTGCGCAAGATCGACACGCCGACCATTACCAACGTGGTCGCGACCTATCCGAAGAATCCCCTCTGCCTCGGCCTCTACAACCCGTGGACCGAGAACTGGTACACCGACACCTCGATCCGCTGCATGTATCCGGAGATGGGCGCGCTCATCGGCTATGCCGTTACCTGCGTGTACGGCCTGCCAGACCCGAACTTCGCCGGCCGTCTCACCTTCATGGACGTGGTCGATGCGCTCGACGCCATGAAGAAGCCGACCATCCTGGTCATCCAGCAGAAGTGGCCCCCGGAGCTGATGAACAAGGCGGGCCTCGCCGGCGAGATGATGACGACCTCGATGCAGGCCGTCGGCTGCGTCGGCCTGCTGTCGAACGGCCCGTCGCGCGACGTCGATGCGATCCGCCGCATGAAGTTCCAGATGCTGCTGGGCGGCGTCACGGCCGGGCACGGCGACATGGCGGTCCAGTCGGTCAACGCCCCGGTGTCGGTCGGCGGCATGGACGTGGCGCCGGGCGAGCTGATCCACATGGACGAGAACGGCGCCGTGAAGTTTCCCGCACAGCATGCCCGCGCCGTACTGAAGAACGCCCAGGCGATGCTGGCCGACGAGGCCGAGAAGCTCGAGATGATGCGCAAGGCCAAGACCGCCGCCGAGATCCGCGCGATCAACTCCGGCGGCACCTACGGCGCGAAGAAGGGATAA
- a CDS encoding calcium:proton antiporter: MASARKPLSWRLVPALGLLIALAISLAIGRGSLSPTMAAVLPVIELAVLMATVFSSVHHADVIAHRLGEPYGTLVLTVAVTVIEVALILSIMFAGEGNEGLARETVFSVIMVVCNGMVGLCLIVGGLRYGEQGFRLPGANAYLVVLMPLATLTLILPTYTTSAPGPFYSPTQLVFVSFVTLVLYGVFLYVQTIRHRDYFLSDSGEGHGEAGGGPTPTEFWESVGQLVVSLVAVVLLAKGFSGSVEKVVTAVGAPRDAIGLLVALLVLLPETLAALRAARRNELQKSLNLALGSSLATIGLTIPAVSLLAMVLNQPLALGIDTHDIVLLVLTFGVSLVTFGGGRTNILPGFVHLVLFATFVFLIFVP; encoded by the coding sequence ATGGCCAGCGCGCGCAAGCCCCTCTCGTGGCGGCTGGTTCCCGCGCTCGGCCTCCTCATTGCCCTCGCGATTTCCCTGGCCATCGGCCGCGGCTCGCTCTCGCCGACCATGGCCGCCGTGTTGCCCGTCATCGAGCTGGCGGTGCTTATGGCCACGGTCTTCTCCTCGGTCCATCACGCCGACGTCATCGCCCATCGCCTGGGCGAACCCTACGGCACGCTCGTGCTGACCGTGGCCGTGACGGTGATCGAGGTGGCGCTGATCCTCTCGATCATGTTCGCGGGCGAGGGTAACGAGGGGCTCGCGCGCGAGACGGTCTTCTCCGTGATCATGGTCGTCTGCAACGGCATGGTGGGCCTGTGCCTGATCGTGGGCGGGCTTCGCTACGGCGAGCAGGGTTTCCGCCTGCCGGGCGCCAACGCCTATCTCGTGGTGCTGATGCCGCTCGCCACGCTGACGCTGATCCTGCCGACCTATACGACCAGCGCACCCGGCCCGTTCTATTCGCCGACCCAGCTCGTCTTCGTAAGCTTCGTCACCCTCGTCCTCTATGGCGTCTTCCTCTACGTCCAGACGATCCGTCATCGCGACTACTTTCTCTCGGATTCCGGCGAGGGCCATGGCGAGGCCGGCGGCGGCCCAACGCCGACCGAGTTCTGGGAAAGCGTCGGCCAGCTCGTGGTCTCTCTGGTCGCGGTGGTGCTCCTGGCCAAGGGCTTCTCCGGCTCGGTTGAGAAGGTCGTCACCGCCGTCGGCGCGCCGCGCGATGCCATCGGCCTGCTGGTCGCGCTGCTGGTGCTGCTGCCCGAAACCCTGGCCGCGCTGCGCGCGGCCCGGCGCAACGAGCTGCAGAAGAGCCTGAACCTCGCGCTCGGCTCTTCCCTGGCCACGATCGGACTTACCATCCCGGCGGTCAGTCTGCTGGCGATGGTCCTGAACCAGCCGCTCGCGCTCGGCATCGACACGCACGACATCGTGCTGCTGGTCCTGACGTTCGGCGTCAGCCTCGTGACCTTCGGTGGAGGGCGGACGAACATCCTGCCGGGCTTCGTTCACCTGGTCCTGTTCGCGACCTTCGTCTTCCTGATTTTCGTGCCGTGA